Proteins from a single region of Drosophila biarmipes strain raj3 chromosome 3R, RU_DBia_V1.1, whole genome shotgun sequence:
- the LOC108031549 gene encoding mitochondrial import inner membrane translocase subunit TIM44 isoform X1: protein MRATCCRPTPLVNSSILRCFYRPRRLNKYYDIYRIAALARDRACLFTFQHTSQNLQQQQVRLGLLEPQVAAALSHDLTPQPRFYSAPSRRPGFFSQFFDNMKSEMDKNKEIKDNIRKFREEAQKLEESDALKSARQKFNIVESEAQKSSSKLKEQLGAIKERVGDVLDDASKSDLAKKVTEELSKKAKGVSDTITDTSGKLGQSSAFQAISSTTTIIKKEMDNASIDNRVYRPPLQLRKRVQLDLSDSDRVVEPNTEATGMELHKDSKFYESWENFKNNNTYVNKVLDWKVKYDESENPVIRASRLLTDKVSDVMGGLFSKTELSETMTELVRIDPSFDQKDFLHDCETDIIPNILESIVRGDLEILKDWCFESTFNIIATPIKEAKKAGLYLDSKILDIENIELAMGKVMEQGPVLIITFQAQQIMCVRDQKGQVVEGDPEKVMRVHYVWVLCRDRNELNPKAAWRLMELSANSQEQFV, encoded by the exons TACAGAATAGCTGCCCTTGCGCGGGATCGCGCCTGTCTCTTCACGTTCCAGCACACGTCGCAGaatctgcagcagcagcaggtcaGGCTTGGGCTTTTAGAACCCCAAGTTGCAGCCGCACTAAGTCATGACCTTACCCCGCAGCCCCGCTTTTATAGCGCGCCAAGTCGCAGGCCCGGCTTCTTCTCGCAGTTCTTCGACAACATGAAGTCGGAGATGGACAAGAACAAGGAGATCAAGGACAACATCCGCAAGTTCCGCGAGGAGGCCCAGAAGCTGGAGGAGTCGGACGCTCTGAAGTCGGCGCGCCAAAAGTTCAACATTGTCGAATCGGAGGCGCAGAAGTCGTCCAGCAAGCTGAAGGAGCAGCTGGGCGCCATCAAGGAGCGCGTGGGCGATGTCCTGGACGACGCCAGCAAGTCGGACCTGGCCAAGAAGGTCACCGAGGAGCTGTCGAAGAAGGCCAAGGGCGTCAGCGACACGATCACCGACACCAGCGGCAAGCTGGGCCAGTCCAGCGCCTTCCAGGCCATCTCCAGCACGACGACGATCATCAAGAAGGAGATGGACAACGCGAGCATAGACAACCGGGTCTACCGACCGCCCCTCCAGCTCCGCAAGCGCGTCCAGCTTGACCTGAGCGACAGCGATCGCGTCGTGGAGCCCAACACGGAGGCAACTG GCATGGAGCTCCACAAGGACTCCAAGTTCTACGAGTCGTGGGAGAACttcaagaacaacaacacctACGTGAACAAGGTCCTCGACTGGAAGGTGAAGTACGACGAGTCGGAGAACCCCGTGATCCGTGCCTCCCGCCTGCTGACCGACAAAGTGTCCGACGTGATGGGCGGCCTCTTCTCGAAGACGGAGCTGTCCGAAACGATGACGGAGCTGGTGAGGATCGACCCGAGCTTCGACCAGAAGGACTTCCTGCACGACTGCGAAACGGACATCATTCCAAACATCCTGGAGTCGATTGTCCGGGGCGATTTGGAGATACTGAAGGACTGGTGCTTTGAGAGCACGTTCAACATTATCGCCACGCCCATCAAGGAGGCGAAGAAGGCCGGCTTGTATCTGGACTCGAAGATCCTGGACATCGAGAACATCGAATTGGCCATGGGCAAGGTGATGGAGCAGGGACCCGTGCTAATCATCACGTTCCAGGCGCAGCAGATCATGTGCGTGCGGGACCAGAAGGGTCAGGTCGTCGAGGGCGATCCGGAGAAGGTGATGCGGGTTCACTACGTCTGGGTGCTGTGCCGCGACCGCAACGAACTCAACCCCAAGGCTGCCTGGCGGCTGATGGAGCTGTCCGCCAACAGCCAGGAGCAATTTGTTTAG
- the LOC108031549 gene encoding mitochondrial import inner membrane translocase subunit TIM44 isoform X3, translating to MYRIAALARDRACLFTFQHTSQNLQQQQVRLGLLEPQVAAALSHDLTPQPRFYSAPSRRPGFFSQFFDNMKSEMDKNKEIKDNIRKFREEAQKLEESDALKSARQKFNIVESEAQKSSSKLKEQLGAIKERVGDVLDDASKSDLAKKVTEELSKKAKGVSDTITDTSGKLGQSSAFQAISSTTTIIKKEMDNASIDNRVYRPPLQLRKRVQLDLSDSDRVVEPNTEATGMELHKDSKFYESWENFKNNNTYVNKVLDWKVKYDESENPVIRASRLLTDKVSDVMGGLFSKTELSETMTELVRIDPSFDQKDFLHDCETDIIPNILESIVRGDLEILKDWCFESTFNIIATPIKEAKKAGLYLDSKILDIENIELAMGKVMEQGPVLIITFQAQQIMCVRDQKGQVVEGDPEKVMRVHYVWVLCRDRNELNPKAAWRLMELSANSQEQFV from the exons ATG TACAGAATAGCTGCCCTTGCGCGGGATCGCGCCTGTCTCTTCACGTTCCAGCACACGTCGCAGaatctgcagcagcagcaggtcaGGCTTGGGCTTTTAGAACCCCAAGTTGCAGCCGCACTAAGTCATGACCTTACCCCGCAGCCCCGCTTTTATAGCGCGCCAAGTCGCAGGCCCGGCTTCTTCTCGCAGTTCTTCGACAACATGAAGTCGGAGATGGACAAGAACAAGGAGATCAAGGACAACATCCGCAAGTTCCGCGAGGAGGCCCAGAAGCTGGAGGAGTCGGACGCTCTGAAGTCGGCGCGCCAAAAGTTCAACATTGTCGAATCGGAGGCGCAGAAGTCGTCCAGCAAGCTGAAGGAGCAGCTGGGCGCCATCAAGGAGCGCGTGGGCGATGTCCTGGACGACGCCAGCAAGTCGGACCTGGCCAAGAAGGTCACCGAGGAGCTGTCGAAGAAGGCCAAGGGCGTCAGCGACACGATCACCGACACCAGCGGCAAGCTGGGCCAGTCCAGCGCCTTCCAGGCCATCTCCAGCACGACGACGATCATCAAGAAGGAGATGGACAACGCGAGCATAGACAACCGGGTCTACCGACCGCCCCTCCAGCTCCGCAAGCGCGTCCAGCTTGACCTGAGCGACAGCGATCGCGTCGTGGAGCCCAACACGGAGGCAACTG GCATGGAGCTCCACAAGGACTCCAAGTTCTACGAGTCGTGGGAGAACttcaagaacaacaacacctACGTGAACAAGGTCCTCGACTGGAAGGTGAAGTACGACGAGTCGGAGAACCCCGTGATCCGTGCCTCCCGCCTGCTGACCGACAAAGTGTCCGACGTGATGGGCGGCCTCTTCTCGAAGACGGAGCTGTCCGAAACGATGACGGAGCTGGTGAGGATCGACCCGAGCTTCGACCAGAAGGACTTCCTGCACGACTGCGAAACGGACATCATTCCAAACATCCTGGAGTCGATTGTCCGGGGCGATTTGGAGATACTGAAGGACTGGTGCTTTGAGAGCACGTTCAACATTATCGCCACGCCCATCAAGGAGGCGAAGAAGGCCGGCTTGTATCTGGACTCGAAGATCCTGGACATCGAGAACATCGAATTGGCCATGGGCAAGGTGATGGAGCAGGGACCCGTGCTAATCATCACGTTCCAGGCGCAGCAGATCATGTGCGTGCGGGACCAGAAGGGTCAGGTCGTCGAGGGCGATCCGGAGAAGGTGATGCGGGTTCACTACGTCTGGGTGCTGTGCCGCGACCGCAACGAACTCAACCCCAAGGCTGCCTGGCGGCTGATGGAGCTGTCCGCCAACAGCCAGGAGCAATTTGTTTAG
- the LOC108031549 gene encoding mitochondrial import inner membrane translocase subunit TIM44 isoform X2: protein MRATCCRPTPLVNSSILRCFYRPRRLNKYYDIYRIAALARDRACLFTFQHTSQNLQQQQPRFYSAPSRRPGFFSQFFDNMKSEMDKNKEIKDNIRKFREEAQKLEESDALKSARQKFNIVESEAQKSSSKLKEQLGAIKERVGDVLDDASKSDLAKKVTEELSKKAKGVSDTITDTSGKLGQSSAFQAISSTTTIIKKEMDNASIDNRVYRPPLQLRKRVQLDLSDSDRVVEPNTEATGMELHKDSKFYESWENFKNNNTYVNKVLDWKVKYDESENPVIRASRLLTDKVSDVMGGLFSKTELSETMTELVRIDPSFDQKDFLHDCETDIIPNILESIVRGDLEILKDWCFESTFNIIATPIKEAKKAGLYLDSKILDIENIELAMGKVMEQGPVLIITFQAQQIMCVRDQKGQVVEGDPEKVMRVHYVWVLCRDRNELNPKAAWRLMELSANSQEQFV from the exons TACAGAATAGCTGCCCTTGCGCGGGATCGCGCCTGTCTCTTCACGTTCCAGCACACGTCGCAGaatctgcagcagcagcag CCCCGCTTTTATAGCGCGCCAAGTCGCAGGCCCGGCTTCTTCTCGCAGTTCTTCGACAACATGAAGTCGGAGATGGACAAGAACAAGGAGATCAAGGACAACATCCGCAAGTTCCGCGAGGAGGCCCAGAAGCTGGAGGAGTCGGACGCTCTGAAGTCGGCGCGCCAAAAGTTCAACATTGTCGAATCGGAGGCGCAGAAGTCGTCCAGCAAGCTGAAGGAGCAGCTGGGCGCCATCAAGGAGCGCGTGGGCGATGTCCTGGACGACGCCAGCAAGTCGGACCTGGCCAAGAAGGTCACCGAGGAGCTGTCGAAGAAGGCCAAGGGCGTCAGCGACACGATCACCGACACCAGCGGCAAGCTGGGCCAGTCCAGCGCCTTCCAGGCCATCTCCAGCACGACGACGATCATCAAGAAGGAGATGGACAACGCGAGCATAGACAACCGGGTCTACCGACCGCCCCTCCAGCTCCGCAAGCGCGTCCAGCTTGACCTGAGCGACAGCGATCGCGTCGTGGAGCCCAACACGGAGGCAACTG GCATGGAGCTCCACAAGGACTCCAAGTTCTACGAGTCGTGGGAGAACttcaagaacaacaacacctACGTGAACAAGGTCCTCGACTGGAAGGTGAAGTACGACGAGTCGGAGAACCCCGTGATCCGTGCCTCCCGCCTGCTGACCGACAAAGTGTCCGACGTGATGGGCGGCCTCTTCTCGAAGACGGAGCTGTCCGAAACGATGACGGAGCTGGTGAGGATCGACCCGAGCTTCGACCAGAAGGACTTCCTGCACGACTGCGAAACGGACATCATTCCAAACATCCTGGAGTCGATTGTCCGGGGCGATTTGGAGATACTGAAGGACTGGTGCTTTGAGAGCACGTTCAACATTATCGCCACGCCCATCAAGGAGGCGAAGAAGGCCGGCTTGTATCTGGACTCGAAGATCCTGGACATCGAGAACATCGAATTGGCCATGGGCAAGGTGATGGAGCAGGGACCCGTGCTAATCATCACGTTCCAGGCGCAGCAGATCATGTGCGTGCGGGACCAGAAGGGTCAGGTCGTCGAGGGCGATCCGGAGAAGGTGATGCGGGTTCACTACGTCTGGGTGCTGTGCCGCGACCGCAACGAACTCAACCCCAAGGCTGCCTGGCGGCTGATGGAGCTGTCCGCCAACAGCCAGGAGCAATTTGTTTAG
- the LOC108031549 gene encoding mitochondrial import inner membrane translocase subunit TIM44 isoform X4, producing MYRIAALARDRACLFTFQHTSQNLQQQQPRFYSAPSRRPGFFSQFFDNMKSEMDKNKEIKDNIRKFREEAQKLEESDALKSARQKFNIVESEAQKSSSKLKEQLGAIKERVGDVLDDASKSDLAKKVTEELSKKAKGVSDTITDTSGKLGQSSAFQAISSTTTIIKKEMDNASIDNRVYRPPLQLRKRVQLDLSDSDRVVEPNTEATGMELHKDSKFYESWENFKNNNTYVNKVLDWKVKYDESENPVIRASRLLTDKVSDVMGGLFSKTELSETMTELVRIDPSFDQKDFLHDCETDIIPNILESIVRGDLEILKDWCFESTFNIIATPIKEAKKAGLYLDSKILDIENIELAMGKVMEQGPVLIITFQAQQIMCVRDQKGQVVEGDPEKVMRVHYVWVLCRDRNELNPKAAWRLMELSANSQEQFV from the exons ATG TACAGAATAGCTGCCCTTGCGCGGGATCGCGCCTGTCTCTTCACGTTCCAGCACACGTCGCAGaatctgcagcagcagcag CCCCGCTTTTATAGCGCGCCAAGTCGCAGGCCCGGCTTCTTCTCGCAGTTCTTCGACAACATGAAGTCGGAGATGGACAAGAACAAGGAGATCAAGGACAACATCCGCAAGTTCCGCGAGGAGGCCCAGAAGCTGGAGGAGTCGGACGCTCTGAAGTCGGCGCGCCAAAAGTTCAACATTGTCGAATCGGAGGCGCAGAAGTCGTCCAGCAAGCTGAAGGAGCAGCTGGGCGCCATCAAGGAGCGCGTGGGCGATGTCCTGGACGACGCCAGCAAGTCGGACCTGGCCAAGAAGGTCACCGAGGAGCTGTCGAAGAAGGCCAAGGGCGTCAGCGACACGATCACCGACACCAGCGGCAAGCTGGGCCAGTCCAGCGCCTTCCAGGCCATCTCCAGCACGACGACGATCATCAAGAAGGAGATGGACAACGCGAGCATAGACAACCGGGTCTACCGACCGCCCCTCCAGCTCCGCAAGCGCGTCCAGCTTGACCTGAGCGACAGCGATCGCGTCGTGGAGCCCAACACGGAGGCAACTG GCATGGAGCTCCACAAGGACTCCAAGTTCTACGAGTCGTGGGAGAACttcaagaacaacaacacctACGTGAACAAGGTCCTCGACTGGAAGGTGAAGTACGACGAGTCGGAGAACCCCGTGATCCGTGCCTCCCGCCTGCTGACCGACAAAGTGTCCGACGTGATGGGCGGCCTCTTCTCGAAGACGGAGCTGTCCGAAACGATGACGGAGCTGGTGAGGATCGACCCGAGCTTCGACCAGAAGGACTTCCTGCACGACTGCGAAACGGACATCATTCCAAACATCCTGGAGTCGATTGTCCGGGGCGATTTGGAGATACTGAAGGACTGGTGCTTTGAGAGCACGTTCAACATTATCGCCACGCCCATCAAGGAGGCGAAGAAGGCCGGCTTGTATCTGGACTCGAAGATCCTGGACATCGAGAACATCGAATTGGCCATGGGCAAGGTGATGGAGCAGGGACCCGTGCTAATCATCACGTTCCAGGCGCAGCAGATCATGTGCGTGCGGGACCAGAAGGGTCAGGTCGTCGAGGGCGATCCGGAGAAGGTGATGCGGGTTCACTACGTCTGGGTGCTGTGCCGCGACCGCAACGAACTCAACCCCAAGGCTGCCTGGCGGCTGATGGAGCTGTCCGCCAACAGCCAGGAGCAATTTGTTTAG